One window of Mediterraneibacter butyricigenes genomic DNA carries:
- a CDS encoding AAA family ATPase: MNQGRIIVITGAPGTGKTTTASAVAKESDLEKSVHMHTDDFYHYLSKGAIPPHLPESNEQNLIVIEAFLEAAKRYARGGYDVIVDGIIGPWFLKPWQSLVREHYEVHYIILRASKEETLKRAVERSKLDRKTNIELVETMWEQFCNLGIYESNVIDTTTYSIQETVSAVQEKIASRAALLS; the protein is encoded by the coding sequence ATGAATCAAGGTAGAATTATTGTAATCACAGGTGCGCCGGGGACAGGAAAAACTACAACGGCATCTGCTGTTGCAAAAGAATCAGATTTGGAAAAGTCTGTGCATATGCACACAGATGACTTTTATCATTATTTGAGTAAAGGGGCAATACCACCGCATTTGCCAGAATCAAATGAGCAAAATTTGATTGTCATTGAAGCGTTTTTAGAAGCTGCGAAGCGATATGCTCGTGGTGGATATGATGTAATTGTTGACGGTATTATCGGACCGTGGTTTTTAAAGCCGTGGCAAAGTCTTGTTCGGGAACATTATGAGGTGCATTATATTATTTTAAGGGCAAGTAAGGAAGAAACCTTGAAGCGAGCTGTTGAACGCTCAAAGTTAGACCGAAAGACAAATATCGAATTGGTAGAAACCATGTGGGAGCAATTTTGCAATCTGGGAATATATGAATCGAATGTTATAGATACGACCACTTATTCCATTCAAGAAACTGTTTCCGCAGTACAAGAAAAAATCGCAAGTAGGGCAGCGTTGTTGTCTTAG
- the mobQ gene encoding MobQ family relaxase, with translation MPCPHNEITIVQRSQRQSAVAAAAYQSGEKLFCEYDQQVKHYPEKRGIVHNEILLPANAPQEYADRNTLWNAAEAVEKQWNSQLARRWVLTIPREIPPDQYAVLVREFCEQQFVSKGMIADFAIHDPHPPGHNPHAHVLLTMRAMDEHGKWLPKSRKVYDLDENGERIKLPSGRWKSHKEDTVDWNDQKYCEIWRHEWEVIQNRYLDANDRPERVDLRSYARQGLDIVPTVHEGTAVRQMEKRGIQTNIGNLNREIRAANRLMKSIRQLIQNLKGWITELGEKRKELLAQKAAEEATLLPNLLMKYMEIRKEERKDWTRAGQNRGTSQDLKAVSEALSYLRQKGLSTVEDLEAFLESSGKSAADYRNQMKPKEARSKVIDGILASRTDCKECKAVYEKYQKIFFKKIKGKFKQEHPEVARYEKAADYLAKHPDDKDKTKNELQQEQETLLSEIAELKVPLTEVQEDLKKLRDIRYWVRKATPGTEESKEPPKKQPIKEVLQDKTDEKKAQRTAPAQEKHRQQDMEL, from the coding sequence ATGCCTTGTCCACACAACGAAATCACGATTGTTCAGCGCAGCCAGCGGCAGTCTGCGGTTGCCGCCGCTGCTTACCAAAGCGGCGAAAAGCTGTTCTGTGAATACGACCAGCAAGTAAAGCACTACCCGGAAAAGCGTGGTATCGTCCACAATGAAATCCTGCTCCCGGCAAATGCTCCACAGGAATATGCAGACCGCAATACTTTATGGAATGCCGCCGAAGCGGTGGAAAAGCAATGGAACTCCCAGCTTGCAAGGCGGTGGGTGCTTACCATTCCCAGAGAGATACCGCCCGACCAGTACGCTGTCCTTGTACGGGAGTTTTGTGAACAGCAGTTTGTTTCCAAAGGCATGATTGCTGATTTTGCCATCCATGACCCCCATCCGCCGGGACACAATCCCCACGCCCATGTCCTGCTGACCATGCGGGCAATGGATGAACATGGAAAATGGCTTCCCAAGAGCCGCAAGGTTTATGACCTTGACGAGAATGGGGAACGGATAAAGCTGCCGTCCGGCAGGTGGAAAAGCCACAAGGAGGATACGGTGGACTGGAACGACCAGAAGTATTGTGAAATCTGGCGGCATGAATGGGAGGTTATCCAGAACCGCTATCTGGACGCCAATGACCGCCCGGAGCGTGTGGACTTGCGTTCCTATGCCAGACAGGGGCTTGATATAGTCCCCACTGTCCATGAGGGGACTGCTGTCCGGCAGATGGAAAAGCGAGGTATCCAGACGAATATCGGCAACCTGAACCGGGAAATCAGAGCCGCCAACCGCCTGATGAAGTCCATCCGGCAGCTTATCCAAAACCTCAAAGGCTGGATTACCGAGCTGGGAGAAAAACGGAAGGAGCTGCTTGCACAAAAGGCGGCGGAGGAAGCGACACTTCTTCCCAATCTGCTGATGAAGTATATGGAGATACGAAAGGAAGAACGGAAGGACTGGACAAGGGCTGGACAGAACCGGGGAACTTCACAGGACTTAAAGGCAGTCAGCGAAGCCCTGTCCTATCTCCGGCAAAAGGGGCTTTCCACTGTGGAGGACTTAGAAGCGTTTCTGGAATCTTCCGGGAAATCAGCCGCAGATTACCGCAATCAGATGAAGCCAAAGGAAGCCCGGAGCAAAGTGATTGACGGGATTCTTGCCAGCCGGACAGACTGCAAGGAATGTAAGGCTGTCTATGAGAAGTACCAGAAGATATTTTTTAAGAAAATAAAGGGGAAATTCAAACAGGAACACCCGGAGGTTGCCCGGTATGAGAAAGCCGCTGACTACCTTGCCAAGCACCCGGACGATAAGGATAAAACGAAAAATGAGTTGCAACAGGAGCAGGAAACGCTTCTCAGCGAAATCGCAGAGCTGAAAGTACCACTGACCGAGGTACAGGAGGATTTGAAGAAGCTGCGGGACATCCGCTACTGGGTACGGAAAGCCACACCCGGCACAGAGGAAAGCAAAGAGCCGCCCAAGAAGCAGCCCATCAAAGAAGTCTTGCAGGATAAGACTGACGAGAAAAAAGCACAAAGAACCGCCCCGGCACAGGAGAAACACAGACAACAGGATATGGAACTTTAA
- a CDS encoding virulence-associated E family protein, whose amino-acid sequence MNAMQPPQSVEEIKAGLETTEKGGVRQSIRNCLTVFQRDPLLSGAIAYNILTDRKDIIKPIGFHRESTALNDTDMKYLLLYLEETYGLTNEKKIDNAIGIVANENKYHPIRDYLNTLVWDGTERIRFCLRHFLGADADDYTYEALKLFLLGAISRAFQPGCKFEIMLCLVGGQGAGKSTFFRLLAVRDEWFSDDLRKLDDDNVYRKLQGHWIIEMSEMMATANAKSIEEIKSFLSRQKEVYKIPYETHPADRPRQCVFGGTSNALDFLPLDRSGNRRFIPVMVYPEQAEVHILEDEAASRAYIGQMWAEAMEIYKSGRFKLAFSPAMQRYLKEHQRDFMPEDTKAGMIQAYLDKYTGSMVCSKQLYKEALNHAFDEPKQWEIREINEIMNQCISSWRYFPNPRMFSEYGRQKGWERENPATDSGNPSEKTMDGFVEVTEQMELPF is encoded by the coding sequence ATGAACGCCATGCAGCCGCCCCAGAGCGTTGAGGAAATCAAGGCGGGGCTGGAAACCACCGAGAAAGGCGGTGTCCGTCAGAGCATACGGAACTGCCTGACCGTATTCCAACGTGACCCTCTGCTTTCAGGGGCTATCGCATACAACATCCTGACTGACCGCAAGGACATCATAAAGCCCATCGGTTTTCACAGAGAAAGCACCGCCCTGAACGATACGGACATGAAGTATCTGCTTCTTTATCTGGAAGAAACCTACGGGCTTACCAATGAGAAAAAGATTGATAACGCCATCGGGATTGTGGCGAATGAAAACAAGTACCATCCCATCCGGGACTATCTCAATACCCTTGTGTGGGACGGGACAGAGCGAATCCGCTTCTGCCTGCGGCACTTTCTGGGGGCTGACGCAGACGATTACACCTATGAAGCGTTGAAGCTGTTCCTGCTGGGTGCAATCTCACGAGCCTTTCAGCCGGGGTGCAAGTTTGAAATCATGCTCTGTCTGGTAGGCGGTCAGGGGGCTGGAAAGTCCACCTTCTTCCGGCTGCTGGCAGTCCGGGACGAGTGGTTCTCCGATGATTTGCGGAAGCTGGACGATGACAATGTGTACCGCAAGCTGCAAGGTCACTGGATTATTGAAATGTCGGAAATGATGGCAACCGCCAACGCCAAGAGCATTGAGGAAATCAAGTCATTTTTAAGCCGGCAGAAAGAGGTCTACAAGATACCTTATGAAACCCACCCGGCAGACCGCCCCCGTCAGTGCGTGTTTGGCGGCACTTCCAATGCCCTTGATTTCCTGCCCCTTGACCGTTCCGGCAACCGCCGCTTTATCCCGGTCATGGTGTACCCGGAGCAGGCGGAAGTTCACATTTTGGAGGATGAAGCCGCTTCCAGAGCCTATATCGGGCAGATGTGGGCGGAAGCGATGGAGATTTATAAAAGCGGCAGGTTCAAGCTGGCTTTCAGCCCCGCCATGCAGCGGTATCTCAAAGAACACCAGCGGGATTTTATGCCGGAGGACACCAAAGCCGGGATGATACAGGCGTATCTTGATAAATACACCGGGAGCATGGTCTGCTCCAAGCAGCTCTATAAGGAAGCCTTGAACCATGCTTTTGACGAGCCGAAGCAATGGGAAATCCGGGAAATCAACGAGATTATGAACCAGTGCATTTCCAGCTGGCGGTACTTCCCAAACCCAAGAATGTTTTCCGAATATGGCAGACAAAAGGGCTGGGAGCGTGAAAACCCGGCAACGGACTCCGGCAACCCGTCTGAAAAAACGATGGACGGTTTTGTGGAGGTCACAGAACAGATGGAGCTTCCATTCTGA
- a CDS encoding VirB4-like conjugal transfer ATPase, CD1110 family — MQPVKTKKKLSRADKKQIEAAIARANRTDKKGKSAQDSIPYERMWPDGICRVSDSHYTKTIQFQDINYQLSQNEDKTAIFEGWCDFLNYFDSSIHFQLSFLNLAASEETFANSISIPPQRDAFDSIREEYTTMLQNQLARGNNGLIKTKYLTFGIDADSIKAAKPRLERIETDILNNFKRLGVVARTLDGKERLFQLHAVFHMDEQLPFQFEWDWLAPSGLSTKDFIAPSSFEFRTGKQFRMGKKYGTVSFLQILAPELNDRLLADFLDMESSLIVSMHIQSVDQVKAIKTVKRKITDLDRSKIEEQKKAVRAGYDMDIIPSDLATYGSEAKKLLQDLQSRNERMFLLTFLVLNTADNPRQLGNNIFQAGSIAQKYNCQLTRLDFQQEEGLMSCLPLGLNQIEIQRGLTTSSTAIFVPFTTQELFQNGKEALYYGINALSNNLIMVDRKLLKNPNGLILGTPGSGKSFSAKREIANCFLLTSDDVIICDPEAEYAPLVERLHGQVIKISPTSTNYINPMDLNLDYSDDESPLSLKSDFILSLCELIVGGKEGLQPVQKTIIDRCVRLVYNEYLNDPKPENMPILEDLYNLLREQEEKEAQYIATALEIYVTGSLNVFNHQSNVDIDNRIVCYDIKELGKQLKKIGMLVVQDQVWNRVTINRAAHKSTRYYIDEMHLLLKEEQTAAYTVEIWKRFRKWGGIPTGITQNVKDLLSSREVENIFENSDFVYMLNQAGGDRQILAKQLGISTHQLSYVTHSGEGEGLLFYGSTILPFVDHFPKNTELYRIMTTKPQELKKKEDE, encoded by the coding sequence GTGCAGCCGGTAAAGACAAAGAAAAAACTGTCCCGCGCCGATAAGAAGCAGATCGAAGCGGCCATTGCCCGCGCTAACCGCACGGACAAAAAAGGAAAATCTGCGCAGGACAGTATCCCTTATGAACGGATGTGGCCGGACGGAATCTGCCGCGTATCGGACAGCCACTACACAAAGACCATCCAGTTTCAGGACATCAACTATCAGCTCTCCCAAAACGAAGATAAGACGGCAATCTTTGAGGGTTGGTGTGATTTCCTCAATTATTTTGATAGCTCGATTCATTTCCAGCTGTCTTTTTTGAACCTTGCGGCATCGGAGGAGACCTTTGCTAACTCCATTTCCATCCCGCCCCAGAGGGACGCCTTTGACAGTATCCGCGAGGAATACACCACAATGCTGCAAAATCAGCTGGCCAGAGGTAACAACGGTCTCATCAAGACCAAATACCTGACCTTTGGTATCGACGCGGACAGCATCAAAGCCGCCAAGCCCCGTCTGGAGCGTATTGAGACCGATATACTTAATAACTTCAAGCGTCTTGGTGTAGTTGCCAGAACGCTGGACGGTAAAGAAAGGCTTTTTCAGCTTCATGCGGTATTCCACATGGATGAACAACTCCCGTTTCAGTTTGAATGGGACTGGCTGGCTCCTTCCGGTCTGTCCACAAAGGATTTTATTGCACCAAGCTCCTTTGAGTTCCGCACCGGCAAGCAGTTCCGTATGGGTAAGAAATACGGGACTGTTTCTTTTTTGCAGATTCTCGCACCGGAACTGAATGACCGTTTGCTGGCTGATTTTCTGGATATGGAAAGCTCGCTCATTGTGAGTATGCACATTCAGTCGGTGGATCAGGTGAAAGCCATCAAAACGGTAAAGCGAAAGATTACCGACCTGGACCGCAGCAAGATCGAGGAACAGAAAAAAGCAGTCCGTGCCGGATACGACATGGACATCATTCCATCTGACCTTGCTACCTACGGCAGTGAAGCGAAAAAACTCTTGCAGGATTTGCAGAGCCGCAACGAGAGAATGTTCCTTTTGACCTTTCTGGTGCTGAACACAGCGGACAATCCCCGTCAGCTTGGCAACAACATCTTTCAGGCAGGCTCTATTGCCCAGAAGTATAACTGTCAGCTGACCAGGCTGGACTTCCAGCAGGAAGAAGGGCTGATGAGCTGTCTGCCTCTGGGTCTCAATCAGATTGAGATTCAGCGAGGACTGACCACCAGTTCCACAGCTATCTTTGTGCCCTTTACTACGCAGGAACTGTTCCAGAACGGGAAAGAAGCCCTGTACTACGGCATCAATGCTCTGTCAAACAACCTCATTATGGTGGACAGAAAGCTGCTGAAAAACCCCAACGGCCTGATTCTGGGTACGCCAGGTTCCGGTAAGTCCTTCAGCGCAAAACGAGAAATTGCCAACTGCTTTTTGCTTACCAGCGATGATGTCATTATCTGTGACCCGGAAGCGGAGTACGCACCTCTTGTTGAGCGTCTGCATGGGCAGGTCATCAAGATCTCACCTACTTCAACCAACTATATCAATCCGATGGATCTGAATCTGGACTATTCGGATGATGAAAGCCCGCTGTCACTCAAGTCTGATTTTATCCTCAGCTTGTGTGAGCTGATCGTGGGCGGTAAGGAGGGCTTGCAGCCGGTGCAGAAAACCATTATTGACCGTTGTGTACGGTTGGTTTACAACGAATATCTCAATGACCCGAAGCCGGAGAATATGCCGATTTTGGAGGACCTTTATAACCTGTTGCGGGAGCAGGAAGAAAAAGAAGCTCAGTACATTGCAACGGCATTGGAAATCTATGTAACGGGTTCGTTGAATGTGTTCAATCATCAGAGCAATGTGGACATTGATAACCGGATTGTCTGCTACGACATCAAGGAACTGGGCAAGCAGCTTAAAAAAATCGGTATGCTGGTGGTACAGGATCAGGTGTGGAACCGCGTTACCATCAACCGTGCCGCCCACAAGTCCACCCGTTACTACATCGACGAGATGCACCTGCTTTTGAAGGAGGAGCAGACCGCCGCCTATACGGTGGAAATCTGGAAGCGATTCAGAAAATGGGGCGGTATTCCGACAGGTATCACCCAGAATGTCAAAGACCTTTTGAGCAGCCGCGAGGTAGAGAACATCTTTGAAAACTCGGACTTCGTGTATATGCTTAACCAGGCAGGCGGAGACCGCCAGATTTTGGCGAAGCAACTGGGGATTTCCACGCACCAGCTTAGCTATGTGACCCACTCCGGTGAGGGCGAGGGCCTGCTGTTCTATGGTTCCACGATCCTGCCGTTTGTGGATCACTTCCCGAAGAACACCGAACTTTACCGCATTATGACTACCAAACCCCAGGAACTGAAAAAGAAGGAGGATGAATGA
- a CDS encoding Maff2 family mobile element protein, producing MKQLMAGAGVAVVGMVLVPLLSGLFSV from the coding sequence ATGAAACAGCTTATGGCCGGTGCTGGTGTAGCCGTAGTCGGCATGGTCCTTGTACCTCTGCTCTCCGGGCTGTTCTCTGTCTAA
- a CDS encoding VirB6/TrbL-like conjugal transfer protein, CD1112 family, with amino-acid sequence MDFLLEALTNWLKEMLVGGIMSNLSGMFDSVNQQVADISVQVGQTPQGWNGSIFNMIENLSNSIMVPIAGVILAIVMTVDLIQMIADKNNLHDVDTWMIFKWVFKSAAAILIVTNTWNIVMGVFDMAQSVVAQAAGIINSDASIDISSVMTDLEPRLMEMDLGPLFGLWFQSLFIGITMWALYICIFIVIYGRMIEIYLVTSVAPVPMAAMMGKEWGGMGQNYLRSLLALGFQAFLIIVCVAIYAVLVQNIALEDDIIMAIWSCVGYTVLLCFTLFKTGSLAKSVFQAH; translated from the coding sequence ATGGATTTCTTACTTGAAGCCCTGACAAATTGGCTGAAAGAAATGCTGGTGGGCGGTATTATGAGCAACCTTTCGGGGATGTTTGACAGCGTAAACCAACAGGTCGCGGATATATCCGTACAGGTAGGACAGACCCCACAGGGATGGAATGGCAGTATTTTCAATATGATTGAGAATCTGTCAAACTCCATCATGGTGCCGATTGCAGGTGTGATCCTGGCTATCGTGATGACCGTAGACCTGATCCAGATGATTGCAGACAAGAATAACCTGCATGATGTGGATACCTGGATGATTTTCAAGTGGGTGTTCAAATCAGCTGCCGCCATCCTCATTGTCACAAACACATGGAATATCGTGATGGGCGTCTTTGATATGGCGCAGAGCGTGGTGGCGCAGGCGGCAGGGATTATCAATTCGGATGCGTCCATTGACATTTCCTCAGTTATGACCGATCTGGAACCGAGGCTGATGGAAATGGATTTGGGACCGCTGTTCGGACTGTGGTTCCAATCCCTCTTTATTGGCATTACCATGTGGGCGTTGTATATCTGTATCTTTATCGTTATTTATGGCCGTATGATCGAGATCTACCTTGTAACTTCGGTGGCTCCCGTTCCAATGGCTGCAATGATGGGCAAAGAATGGGGCGGTATGGGACAGAATTACCTCCGATCCCTGCTGGCACTGGGCTTTCAGGCGTTTCTCATTATAGTCTGCGTGGCAATTTATGCTGTGCTGGTGCAGAACATTGCTCTGGAAGATGACATCATCATGGCAATCTGGAGCTGCGTGGGCTACACCGTACTGCTATGTTTTACGCTGTTCAAAACCGGCAGTCTCGCCAAATCGGTCTTTCAGGCGCACTAA
- a CDS encoding PrgI family protein: protein MAYVPVPKDLTKVKTKVMFNLTKRQLICFTGGALIGVPLFFLLRKPTGNSVAAMCMMLVMLPFFMLAMYEKHGQPLEKIVGNILKVAVIRPKQRPYQTNNFYAVLKRQEMLDKEVYDIVHRNKKMAASDVRKNRGKNCAAGKDKEKTVPRR from the coding sequence TTGGCTTATGTACCCGTACCCAAGGACTTAACAAAAGTCAAAACAAAGGTCATGTTCAATCTGACCAAGCGGCAGCTTATCTGCTTCACGGGCGGAGCGCTTATTGGCGTACCGCTTTTCTTTTTGCTCAGAAAACCTACCGGAAACAGTGTAGCGGCTATGTGTATGATGCTGGTTATGCTGCCCTTCTTTATGCTGGCTATGTACGAAAAGCATGGACAGCCGCTGGAAAAGATCGTGGGCAACATTCTCAAAGTAGCTGTGATCCGTCCCAAGCAGCGTCCCTACCAGACCAACAACTTTTATGCCGTATTAAAGCGGCAGGAAATGCTCGATAAGGAGGTGTATGACATTGTTCACCGCAATAAAAAAATGGCTGCATCGGATGTTCGGAAAAACCGAGGAAAAAACTGTGCAGCCGGTAAAGACAAAGAAAAAACTGTCCCGCGCCGATAA
- a CDS encoding recombinase family protein codes for MAMMNEMEYRTIGSALAGGYRAAVYCRLSKDDDLQGESASIANQRDMLEKYCEKQGWEVVAVYQDDGFTGLNMERPDLQRMLRAIERRQINLVITKDLSRLGRNYLQTGHLIEDFFPRKGVRYIAMNDGIDTLRDNNDIAPFKNILNEMYSKDISKKVHSSYLLKAQKGQFTGCLAPFGYRKDPEDKNHLLIDEETAPIVRLIFGYALNGHGPNYIRRRLEKEKIPCPTWWNRERGLRNTRTKWEKKDPENGRYMWDFSVIKDLLMNPVYTGAIASQKKDYRFKIGTIGEKKPEDWIVVEGQHEPLIDSMSFDIVQNKLKSRQRPGQTNEISLFAGLLKCGECGKSLTVRYTNAKHPQRIYSCKTYNAFGKNHCTQHRIDYDTLYSHVLRKIRECARAALMDGEAVADRLTNTCEAEQREQREAMERSLTRDEERIEVLDKMVMRLYEDMIAGRISEQNFNTMLEKTQTEQTELKTKVSEGRKRLSDEVQLANDAKQWVEAIQEYANITELDAATLNRLIKEIVVHERIDEDKTRHISIEIHFNLKPIPEVEQVTA; via the coding sequence ATGGCTATGATGAACGAAATGGAATACAGAACAATCGGTTCGGCACTTGCCGGGGGTTATCGTGCGGCGGTCTATTGCAGGCTGTCAAAGGACGATGACCTGCAAGGCGAAAGTGCCAGTATCGCAAACCAGCGTGATATGCTGGAAAAATACTGCGAAAAGCAGGGATGGGAGGTTGTGGCAGTCTATCAGGACGATGGCTTCACAGGTCTTAACATGGAGCGTCCTGACCTACAGAGAATGTTGAGAGCCATTGAGCGCAGGCAGATCAACCTTGTCATCACGAAAGACCTCAGCCGACTGGGGCGTAATTATCTGCAAACCGGGCATTTGATTGAGGACTTTTTCCCAAGAAAAGGTGTCCGCTATATCGCCATGAATGACGGCATCGACACCCTGCGGGATAACAACGACATTGCCCCGTTCAAGAATATCCTGAACGAGATGTACAGCAAGGATATTTCCAAGAAAGTCCATTCCTCTTATCTTCTGAAAGCGCAGAAAGGACAGTTTACCGGGTGTCTTGCCCCGTTTGGGTATCGGAAAGACCCGGAGGACAAAAACCATCTGCTCATTGACGAGGAAACCGCCCCGATTGTGCGGCTGATTTTCGGATATGCCCTGAACGGTCATGGTCCGAACTATATCCGCAGACGGCTGGAGAAAGAAAAAATCCCCTGCCCTACATGGTGGAACCGGGAACGGGGGCTTCGCAATACCCGCACCAAATGGGAAAAGAAAGACCCAGAAAACGGGCGGTATATGTGGGACTTCTCCGTTATCAAAGACCTTTTGATGAATCCCGTCTACACCGGGGCGATTGCTTCCCAGAAAAAGGACTACCGCTTCAAAATCGGCACGATTGGGGAAAAGAAGCCGGAGGACTGGATTGTGGTGGAGGGACAGCATGAACCGCTGATTGACAGCATGAGCTTTGACATTGTGCAGAACAAGCTGAAATCCCGCCAGCGTCCGGGGCAGACCAATGAAATCAGCCTGTTTGCCGGACTGTTAAAATGCGGCGAGTGTGGGAAGTCGCTGACGGTACGCTACACAAACGCTAAACATCCCCAGCGGATTTACTCCTGCAAGACCTACAATGCCTTTGGAAAGAACCACTGCACCCAGCACCGGATTGATTATGACACCCTTTACAGCCATGTGCTGCGGAAAATCCGGGAATGTGCCAGAGCTGCCCTGATGGACGGGGAAGCGGTTGCCGACCGCCTGACCAATACCTGTGAAGCCGAGCAGCGGGAACAGCGGGAAGCAATGGAACGCTCCCTTACAAGGGACGAGGAACGGATTGAGGTTCTGGACAAAATGGTCATGCGGCTTTATGAGGATATGATTGCAGGGCGTATCAGTGAGCAGAATTTCAACACCATGCTGGAAAAGACACAGACCGAGCAGACGGAGCTTAAAACAAAAGTGTCCGAGGGCAGAAAGCGGCTGTCCGATGAAGTCCAGCTTGCCAATGATGCAAAACAATGGGTGGAAGCCATTCAGGAATACGCCAACATCACAGAGCTGGACGCAGCCACCCTCAACCGCTTAATCAAAGAAATCGTTGTGCATGAGCGCATTGACGAAGATAAAACAAGACACATTTCTATCGAAATTCATTTTAATCTCAAACCCATCCCGGAGGTGGAACAGGTCACTGCCTGA
- a CDS encoding CHC2 zinc finger domain-containing protein yields MNVFEAVKQSVTTRQAAEYYGIHVGRNGMACCPFHNDKTPSMKLDRRYHCFGCGADGDVIDFAAALYGLGKKEAAVQLAQDFGLSYEDWKPPGKVKKPKTRQKSPEEQFQEAKNRCFRILADYLHLLMAWRTDYAPHSPEEAFHPRFVEALQKQAQVEYLLDVLLFGETEEKADLITDYGKDVIQLEQRMAELAAADAARTKKHYERHAAAPER; encoded by the coding sequence TTGAATGTATTCGAAGCTGTGAAGCAGTCCGTCACAACAAGACAGGCTGCGGAGTATTATGGAATCCATGTAGGTCGGAACGGGATGGCTTGCTGCCCGTTCCATAACGATAAAACCCCAAGCATGAAGCTGGATCGGCGTTACCATTGCTTCGGCTGCGGTGCGGATGGGGATGTGATTGATTTTGCCGCCGCCCTGTATGGGCTGGGAAAGAAAGAAGCCGCCGTACAGCTGGCACAGGACTTCGGGCTTTCCTATGAGGACTGGAAACCGCCGGGAAAGGTAAAAAAGCCCAAGACCCGGCAGAAATCCCCGGAGGAACAGTTTCAGGAAGCAAAGAATCGCTGCTTCCGTATTCTTGCCGATTATCTCCATCTGCTGATGGCATGGAGAACGGACTACGCCCCGCACTCCCCGGAGGAAGCCTTTCATCCCCGGTTTGTGGAAGCCTTACAGAAGCAAGCCCAAGTGGAATATCTGCTGGATGTGCTGCTGTTCGGGGAAACAGAGGAAAAAGCGGATTTGATTACGGACTACGGAAAGGATGTGATACAGCTTGAACAGCGAATGGCAGAACTTGCAGCCGCAGACGCAGCAAGAACTAAAAAACACTATGAACGCCATGCAGCCGCCCCAGAGCGTTGA